The following are encoded together in the Aciduricibacillus chroicocephali genome:
- a CDS encoding GTPase, which produces MKKINDQLEKELLIALVGEVNAGKSSTINRIIGKEVASTNPQPGETVSVDPYNIEGLEKIKFMDTPGLNDPNDENPRKTIDFIDKADIVLFFTNAAGTVFSDSEREKFQAIEKHNKNILLVLNKIDAAEGIDSLVQFIKEQTGSKYEVLPISSRTGENMDKLKASILSILKKRGKDLLFAKSMKDKSQTANRWIAGAGVSAGGIGALPIPGSDMIPLTALQVGLILKLAALYDKPMSKDTAKELIIVTTTRTIGQTVYRQIIKLVPGAGSIAGGIVASSLTLALGYGVKHAFENNIPISFDYIIEQFKKLKNRKNFKKE; this is translated from the coding sequence ATGAAGAAGATCAACGACCAACTTGAGAAGGAGCTGCTTATAGCGCTTGTTGGTGAAGTGAACGCTGGCAAATCATCGACAATCAACCGGATTATTGGCAAAGAAGTTGCTAGTACGAATCCGCAGCCTGGAGAGACGGTAAGTGTGGATCCTTACAATATAGAAGGTCTTGAGAAGATCAAGTTCATGGATACACCAGGCCTCAACGATCCAAATGATGAGAACCCGCGCAAGACAATTGATTTTATTGATAAGGCTGATATCGTTCTGTTTTTCACAAATGCAGCGGGAACCGTCTTCTCTGATAGTGAGCGTGAGAAGTTCCAAGCAATTGAAAAGCATAACAAGAATATCCTTCTTGTCCTGAACAAGATTGATGCTGCAGAAGGGATTGATAGTCTTGTCCAGTTTATTAAGGAACAGACTGGCAGCAAATATGAAGTATTGCCGATTTCCTCACGCACAGGGGAAAACATGGACAAACTCAAAGCGAGTATTCTTTCCATTTTAAAAAAAAGAGGCAAGGACCTCCTTTTCGCGAAAAGCATGAAAGATAAATCGCAGACTGCGAATCGCTGGATAGCGGGAGCGGGCGTGTCAGCCGGAGGTATTGGTGCATTGCCAATTCCAGGTTCGGATATGATTCCACTCACGGCGCTGCAAGTTGGACTCATTCTAAAGCTGGCTGCTTTATATGATAAGCCAATGTCCAAGGATACTGCGAAAGAGCTCATCATCGTTACGACAACTCGGACAATCGGACAGACCGTTTACCGACAAATAATAAAGCTTGTTCCTGGAGCAGGGTCAATTGCAGGAGGTATAGTGGCGTCTTCACTCACTCTTGCACTCGGTTATGGTGTGAAGCACGCTTTTGAAAACAACATTCCAATTAGCTTCGATTATATTATTGAACAGTTCAAAAAGCTGAAGAACCGCAAAAACTTTAAAAAAGAGTAG